ATCCTTCGTATCTCCAAACAACGAATCAAAGGCCAGTTTCTTTATTCTCTCAATATCGAAAAGAGCTATTCCCAACGCTTTGCCGGGACTTCCATCTGAAAATGGATATACTTCATTCCACTTTATCTCGTTCTTGGGAATCTTTTCATTCAAGAGAGAAATAAAATCTCCTTTCTCAAGATAAGAAAACCTTATTGTTTCACACCTTGACTTTATCGTCTGCAACAGCCCACGAGGGTTTGAAGTTATTAAAATCAATATGGAATCATTTGGTGGCTCTTCCAAAGTTTTAAGAAGTGCATCTGCGGCTTCTTCTGTAATGTTATGAGCATTATCTATAATGAATACCTTTTTTCTCCCTTCAGTTGGTTTTAGGTAAATATCCTGAATAATTCCTCGCACACCTCTTCTTCCAATAGGAAGACGGCCATTGTAAACATAATTGTTGAGCATTACAAGCTTTCGAAAAAGCTCAACAGCAAGAGGAGATTTGCTTTTCAGATTTTCAGACAACTTCTCAACACATTGACTATCAATATACAAGCTGCCATCTGATGTATCTTTCGTAAAAAGAATTTCCTTATTCAAATCAATACAGTCAAGTAAGCTATGAGGAAGCCCGCAAAGTGGATTGGGCAAAATAATTCCACATTCCTCCAATGCCTTCAGTGCTTCAGCATATTCTTCTAAAACAGAGTCATCTATATTCTGACCGCTGTAAATTGAATTTAATATTTCTACGCGGTCAATCCAAAGACGCTCATTTAGATTTCTATAAATTCGTATATCAGGAAAGAAAGTATATCTGTTTTTAATAGAGATACAATTTTCACATTTGCCGCATATTTCTCCATTGTTGTCATCAAGGCAATTGATTGCTTTTGCAAAGACTTGGGCTGTCATTTTTTTACCGATTCCGGAAGGTCCCTGAAAAATAAAGGAATGAGGCACAGTTTTTTTCTTCAGTGCATTTTTCAACAAAGCTATCGGTTTTCGATGTCCTTTTATTGTGCTGAAATTCATCTCATTCACTAAACAGAAATCAAAGAAAAAACCATCTTCTCTACAATCAAGTTTTTTGATAATGCAGATGTCTTCAATTCAAAATCCATTCTTGCAAGCACATCTATCGCCTTTTTTGAAGATTCAAAGGAAAAACTTAGAGCAGAAAGCATTAGTTTATAAATATAATAGGGATGTCCTTTTAAAAGATTTGTGCTTTCTGCTGTGTTTTGCGCACAAAAATCTTCCAAAAGAGGATATATTCTATTCTTAAATTCATTATACCTCATCATCCTATTTATTCCTTCCAACCCTGTGCTTTTTAAAAAGCAAAAAACCTGCAGGAAGGAATGAATTCTTTTTGAAAGAAGAGCAATTATTTTCCCATATTCCTCACCATTTTTAATCATTCTATTTAAAAGGTCCAAGGAAAGACTTAAATTTTTATCGCCTACTGCATCGAGAAAATCAAAAATAAGAATTTCATTCGTGGCAACAACCGCTAACTGTACATCTTTCTTTTCTATGACTGTTTTTTCATCAGCAGCAAGAATAAGTTTATCCGCCTCTAAAAGAGTTTTTGTGTAATCAAAATCACATCTTGTCAAAAGCTCTAATAATGCATCATTATCTATTGTATAACCCTTTTCTGAAAAGAAGTTTTTTACAATTTTGGGTAAATCAGACTTCTCCGCCTTTGTTTCCTTCCTAAACTCGAGCAGCTCAGCATTTTTTTTTGCCCAATTATAGAAAAATTTCCTTTTATCTTTTAAGGCTTCCGATAAAATCAATACATAGTTGTCTTCAGGAATTCCCTTCTCTATTTCAGAACAAAACAATTTTTGTTTTTCTTCTGACAACCTGCTTATATCCCAGTCAATCAATGCAACTGCCTTTTTTCCCGGGAAAAAGGGCCTCATCATAATAGATGAAAGAATGTCGGGAATATCAGGAAAATCTTCTTTATAAACTTCAAGGTTGGTAGAAGCATCAGCGCCTAAAAGCGCTTCTACTATAGAATTGAGCGCCTCCTTCATCATTCCTCTCTCATCTCCAACAATTACAATGAGAGAGGCAATATTTCCCTTTGAAATCTTATCAACAATTTTTTTTATTTCTCTGGAAGAAATTTTTGACTACCTCTTTATTTTAAGTTGAACATTATGATAAATATCGATTTGTTTTTGAATTGACAAGCATTAACATTGTAGCATAGTTTTTTTTGCTGAAAACCTTCTTTTTTATTTGAAAAAAATGAAAAGTGTAAGAATTGCAGTTGCGCAAATCAATACGACTGTAGGCGACCTTTCGGGAAATAGTGAAAAGATTATCTCTTATCTTGAAAAAGCTGTCAAACAAAAGGTTGATATTGTTACATTTCCAGAGCTTGCAATCACAGGCTATCCGCCAAAAGATCTGCTCAATAAAAGAAAATTCATTGAAGACAATATTTCAGCTCTCAAAAAAATAAAAGACAGGACAAAAAATATCACTGCCGTTATTGGTTTCGTAAATAAAGAAAATGAGAAGATTTACAATTCCGCTGCAATTGTCAAAGATGGTAAAATCTGCGGCGTTCAGAATAAAATCCATCTTCCCAATTACGATGTTTTCGATGAAAAACGGTATTTCTCCCAAGGGGAAAAAAGCATAATTTTTACATCCACAGAGTTGTCTTTCGGGGTGAGTATCTGTGAAGACATCTGGATTAGAGGATATCCAACGAAGACACAGGCAGAAGCAGGCGCCAATATTTTGATCAACATTTCAGCTTCACCGTATCATATGAGCAAGCCAGCTTTTAGGGAAAAGATGCTTAAAGGAAGGTGCCGTGAAAACTCATCATTCCTAATCTTCAACAACCTTGTGGGCGGACAGGATGACCTTGTTTTTGACGGAAATAGTATGATTATCAACCCGAAGGGAGAAATATTGAATAAGGCAAAACTCTTCGAAGAGGATTTCATTTGGTATGATATAGAAGTAGACGAAAAGAAAGAAAAAACAGAAGCAGAAGAAAAGAGAAAAATAAGAAATCTTGCAGAAAAAAGAATCCGCTTTATACCGATTGAGTTTTCCTTAAAAAAAAGAAGAGGTGTTGTCAAAAGAAAAAGAGGCATTCAATCCCCAAAATCCCTTCCAAAAGCTCAATCAAAATACGAGGAAATCTACAATGCCATAGTCCTTGGCGTAAAAGATTATGTTCATAAAAATGGATTCAAAAAGGTAGTGATAGGATTGAGCGGTGGCATTGATTCATCACTTGTTGCTACTATTGCTGTAGATGCTCTTGGATGCCGAAATGTATTGGGAATTTCTATGCCCACTTCAATATCATCCTCTCATAGCATCGAAGATGCGCAAAAGCTTGCCGAGAATTTATCCATAAAATACAAAGTAATAGAAATACAGAAAATTTTCGAAACATATCTGACAGTGCTTTCTCCAATATTCAAAGGGCGCAAATGGGATGTAACGGAAGAGAATCTTCAAGCAAGAATAAGGGGAAATATTCTGATGGCAGTTTCCAACAAGTTTGGCTACCTCCTTCTTACAACAGGAAATAAATCAGAATTGAGTGTAGGATATGCCACACTTTATGGTGATATGGCAGGAGGATTAGCTGTTATATCAGATGTGCCTAAGACTATGGTATATAAACTTGCCAAATATAGAAATTCTATCTCCCACAAAGAATTGATACCGCGCAGATGTCTCACAAAGCCACCGTCAGCAGAATTAAGGCCAAATCAGAAGGACACGGATTCTCTACCAAAATATGAAGTCCTTGATAAAATACTTCATCTTTATGTGGAAGAAGAAAAATGTTTGGATGAAATTATCAAGGCAGGTATAGATGAAAAAATTGCAAGGGAGATTATTTTGAAAATAGATGGCAATGAATACAAAAGACAGCAGGCGCCGCCCGGAATCAGAATAACTCCTAAAGCATTTGGTTCAGGCAGAAGAATACCTATAACAAATAAATACAGAGGGTAACCAAGTCAGGCTCGGGCAGCTGCTTGCAACGGTGTGGGACGAATAAGCAAATTTTTAAAGAAATCGAAATCAACTATTTCATAAACAAGATTTGATGAATTGTCCTTTCCATTGCCATTATCTTGCGCTTCCGTCACCGATTCAAGATATATGAACAATTCTTTTCCATTGTTTCTAATTACAGCTTCAGCAAAATCTACTGAATGATTGACTCGAAGTTTTATAGCATAGAATATAACGGCTTCAATAAATAGGGACAAATCTATATCATCTTCTCTGAAGTTGTAATACTTTCTGTAATAGACATAATACATATAAATATCTTTCATTGCATCAATTTCATCTTCTATCTGCCTGCAGTTGAGCCGTATTCTAAATACTTCTATTCCATTCCTGCTTTCTCTATCAAATGAATAAAGCATATTTTCAGGAGATATTTTCTCAATATTTTCCTTCTCATCTATACTTTCATCTCTTGCAGGAAGTTCCTCTTTTTTAACTTCATCGGCAGAAACCTCGATGACATCTGATTCATCATCTATTTCATAAATGCTCTTGTTTTCATCTATATCTTCATACTGTCTTTTGGAGACTTCAAAGATTTCATGAAGTTTCCGAGGAATGTACTGGTCAACTTCAGCATGGAAAACTACTCTGTTTATTTCTTCAAGAGTAGTCAATCCACATAGTGCCTTATAAACTCCATCTTCTCTTATTGAGAGGAGGTCGGCTTCATGTCTTGCAATATTTCTTATCTCAGTCGAGGTTTTCTTCTTTAAGATTGCATCCCTTATTGCGTCATTTACAAGGAGCAACTCATGTATAGCAGACCTTCCTTTATAACCTGTATTGTTGCACTTTTCACACCCTTCACCTTTATAAAATTTAAAATTTCTTGCTTCCTGTGGAGATATTTTAAATGAGCGTAGAAGCCCTTTGCTGATAGCTTTATCCTCAACTTTACAATTGGGACAAATAGTTCTAACAAGCCGTTGTGAAACGACAGATACTACTGTGGATGAAACAAGAAATGTATCAATACCCATATCAAGCAAGCGAAGTAGAGCTCCTGTCGTATCATCTGTGTGAAATGATGTTAAAACTTTATGTCCTGTTAGAGCGGCTTGTATTGTTGCTTCGGCTCCTTCATTGTCTCTTATTTCTCCAACCATAAGGACATCAGGGTCCTGACGCATCATTGATTTGATGAAATCCATATATGTCATTCCAAGTTTAGGGTCAAGCTTCCCTTGCACAACACCATCGATCATATATTCAACAGGGTCTTCAACTGTTATAATGGAAAGATTTTTATTATTGAGATAAGCTAATGACGCATAAAGGGTCGTGCTCTTTCCAGAACCTGTTGGTCCAGTTACAAGAATTACGCCAGAAGGATAATCGAGTATTGTTCTGTATCTAAACAGATTGAGTGGAGAAAAACCGAGATTCTCCAAGTCTATCAATGAAGTATGGCGGGCAAGGATTCTTATGACAACAGTTTCTCCAAAGGTGGAAGCATATGTCGATACCCTTAAATCCACCTCCTTGCCCATTATAGAGGCAGTAATTTTTCCATCCTGATGCCTTCTTTTCTCTGCTATATCAAGGCCGCATACCGCTTTTATTCTTGAAGCAATGCTTAATGCCATTGAAATGGGAAGATCGGTTTTATGGAAAAGCACACCGTCTATTCTATATCTCACACGCAGTCTGTTAAGCTGAGGCTCTATATGGATGTCACTTGCTCCTTCCTTGAAGGCATTAAGGATTATGTAGTTAACAATAGATACAGTTTTGTCATCACCCTTTCCAAGGTCAACATTTCCTATTACCAACCGGCCGTAGGCGTTGTATGTCTTCCCTTTTTGTCCATCTAATTTTTTAAGATGATAATTTTCATAGACGAGATTTATAGCTGAAAGAATCTCATTTTTTGAGGCGATTCCTATTACAAGTTTATTTTTTATCCTTGCCTGAATCCCGCTTATTGTCTTCTCATCAAAGGGGTTTGCCATAATAATTGTCGTGCTTTCTTTATCTGAGAAGACAGGAATAAAGGCATTCGCCTCGAGGAATTTTCTATTGAATAGTCGTACAAGATCAAAATCTATGACATTTGAATCAGGCTTCATTCTTGGTATGTCGAACTGTTGGCTAAGGGCA
This region of Candidatus Schekmanbacteria bacterium genomic DNA includes:
- a CDS encoding NAD+ synthase translates to MKSVRIAVAQINTTVGDLSGNSEKIISYLEKAVKQKVDIVTFPELAITGYPPKDLLNKRKFIEDNISALKKIKDRTKNITAVIGFVNKENEKIYNSAAIVKDGKICGVQNKIHLPNYDVFDEKRYFSQGEKSIIFTSTELSFGVSICEDIWIRGYPTKTQAEAGANILINISASPYHMSKPAFREKMLKGRCRENSSFLIFNNLVGGQDDLVFDGNSMIINPKGEILNKAKLFEEDFIWYDIEVDEKKEKTEAEEKRKIRNLAEKRIRFIPIEFSLKKRRGVVKRKRGIQSPKSLPKAQSKYEEIYNAIVLGVKDYVHKNGFKKVVIGLSGGIDSSLVATIAVDALGCRNVLGISMPTSISSSHSIEDAQKLAENLSIKYKVIEIQKIFETYLTVLSPIFKGRKWDVTEENLQARIRGNILMAVSNKFGYLLLTTGNKSELSVGYATLYGDMAGGLAVISDVPKTMVYKLAKYRNSISHKELIPRRCLTKPPSAELRPNQKDTDSLPKYEVLDKILHLYVEEEKCLDEIIKAGIDEKIAREIILKIDGNEYKRQQAPPGIRITPKAFGSGRRIPITNKYRG
- a CDS encoding GspE/PulE family protein, whose product is MIGEKLKLGEILVKEKFLTEEDLEHLLLKQNELPEKPPLGELAIAEGFITRQELKNILKMYKKQMRMGELLTSSKIISEKQLEEALAKQKELGKKLGEVLIELGYITEDELMLALSQQFDIPRMKPDSNVIDFDLVRLFNRKFLEANAFIPVFSDKESTTIIMANPFDEKTISGIQARIKNKLVIGIASKNEILSAINLVYENYHLKKLDGQKGKTYNAYGRLVIGNVDLGKGDDKTVSIVNYIILNAFKEGASDIHIEPQLNRLRVRYRIDGVLFHKTDLPISMALSIASRIKAVCGLDIAEKRRHQDGKITASIMGKEVDLRVSTYASTFGETVVIRILARHTSLIDLENLGFSPLNLFRYRTILDYPSGVILVTGPTGSGKSTTLYASLAYLNNKNLSIITVEDPVEYMIDGVVQGKLDPKLGMTYMDFIKSMMRQDPDVLMVGEIRDNEGAEATIQAALTGHKVLTSFHTDDTTGALLRLLDMGIDTFLVSSTVVSVVSQRLVRTICPNCKVEDKAISKGLLRSFKISPQEARNFKFYKGEGCEKCNNTGYKGRSAIHELLLVNDAIRDAILKKKTSTEIRNIARHEADLLSIREDGVYKALCGLTTLEEINRVVFHAEVDQYIPRKLHEIFEVSKRQYEDIDENKSIYEIDDESDVIEVSADEVKKEELPARDESIDEKENIEKISPENMLYSFDRESRNGIEVFRIRLNCRQIEDEIDAMKDIYMYYVYYRKYYNFREDDIDLSLFIEAVIFYAIKLRVNHSVDFAEAVIRNNGKELFIYLESVTEAQDNGNGKDNSSNLVYEIVDFDFFKNLLIRPTPLQAAARA